The nucleotide window ATACAATAACTACATTTTTATATAAAAGTGAAAAACACCCTAAATTAGGGTGTTTTTTCGTTGATTTATTTTTTATTTTTTTATAAAAACTTAATACTAAAAGGATAACTTGGTTCTTCATTATTACTTGCTTTAATAGCATTTAGTATCGGGAAAATAATATACGCAGCTCCTATTACTAAAAAGCCAAGTAAGCCCAAACCAAAAAATAACACTAAAGGAATACATATTAACAAATATAGAAACATAGTTATTCTAAAGTTTAAAATAGCTTTACCATGTTCATCCATATGTAAAATTTCATCCTTTTTTACAGCCCATATAATAAGAGGAACAATGAATCCTCCGATTCCTGTTACAAAATCTAATAATTGACTTAAATGGGTTAACACTAATAATTGATTATTTCTTTTCATATGTATATAGAGGTTGATTGTATAAATAAGACGCTTAACATGCAGTTTTGTTACAAAAAGTAAATTTATATCTCTATTTTACTATGTATATTTGCACCATGATTGAAAACGATACCATTATTGCTTTAGCTACTCCAGCAGGTGTTGGAGCCATTGCTATAATTAGACTTTCTGGGGAAAAATCTATTGAAATTGCCGATACTTTTTTCAAATCGGTTAAGAAAGTTAAATCGCTACGTACCCAAAAATCTCATACACTACATTTGGGACATATTGTAAATAATGATCGTGTTATTGATCAAGTATTAGTTTCTATTTTTAAAAATCCACATTCTTATACGGGTGAAAACGTAGTAGAAATTTCATGTCATGGATCAAGTTTTATTCAGCAAGAAATCATTCAACTATTTTTACAAAATGGGTGTAGAATGGCTGATAATGGTGAATTTACCATGCGTGCTTTTTTAAATGGAAAAATGGATTTAAGTCAGGCAGAAGCAGTTGCTGATGTTATTGCTTCAAATTCTGCAGCTTCCCATCAAATGGCTATTCAACAAATGCGTGGTGGAATTACCAATGAATTAAAAGAATTACGTGGTCAATTATTAGATTTTGCTGCCTTAATTGAATTAGAACTCGATTTTTCAGGTGAAGATGTTGAATTTGCCGACCGAACTAAATTTAAAGAACTTGTTTCAAAAATTACGTTTGTACTAAAGCGATTAATTGATTCTTTTGCTTTTGGAAATGCAATGAAAAATGGGATTCCAGTTGCAATAATAGGGGAACCTAATGTTGGAAAATCAACACTTTTAAATGTTTTATTAAACGAAGAAAAAGCCATTGTTTCTGACATTGCAGGTACTACTCGTGATGCCATTGAAGATGAAGTTATTATTGACGGAGTTGCTTTTCGTTTTATCGATACTGCTGGTATTCGTGAAACTGAAGATGTTGTTGAAAATATTGGTATAAAAAAGGCGTATGAAAAAGCAGAAAACGCTCAATTAATTATTTTCTTAATCGATTCAAATAAATTTTCTTATTCTAGTGATTTATTTTTAAAGGAAATTGAAACTATCAAAGAGCGTTTTCCAAATAAACGTTTACTAGTAATTGCAAATAAAATTGACACATTATCGTGTCATGACTCTTCTATTTTACAATCAGAAATTGAGCATTTAATTTTATTGTCTGCAAAACAAAAAACTGGAATTGATGAACTAAGAAATGAGTTAACTTCCTTAGTAAATACTGGAGCTTTAAGTAATAATGAAACTATTGTTACAAATTCCCGTCATTTTGAAGCTTTAAACAATGCGTTAATAGCTATTACTTCTGTACAACAAGGTATTGACTTAGAAATTTCTACCGATTTATTTTCTATTGATATTCGTGAGTGTTTACGTCATTTAGGAAATATAACTGGTGAGTATGATGTTGATAAAGATATTTTAGGGCACATTTTTGGGAATTTCTGTATCGGGAAGTAATAAAAGAAAACAAAGGAAATCAAAAGAAACAAAACCATTTTAATCAACACTTTAAGTCATTTTTTTTAGGATAGATGCTGTGGTAGAAACAAATCTTTAGGGCCAATAAAAATAGAAGAATTTTTCAGTTAGAAAAAAATAAACTTTACAGAAGAGTATAGATTTAAAGATTGTATAAGTATTTTAACACTCCCTTTTGATTTTTACATAAAAAAATACAATTTACTAATAGAGTTTGATGGTTAGCAACACTTCAAGCCACAAACAACCTTTGGGGGAAAAATCAAATTTAAAAAAGAAATTCAAAGAGATATAATTAAAAAAAAGTACGCTTTTGAAAAGAAAATAAACCTACTTAGAATATCTTATACCGAATTAAGTAGAACTAATAATATTATAATAAATACAATTAAGCTTATAGAAAACAAAGAGGAAGTATTTATTAATTCAGATTCTAAAATTGTAAAAAAATATAATGATGTATACATTGATTTTCATAAATAAAAAATTGTACTAATTCTAGATATTGATTTATTTAATTATCATGATAGCCTTATCTCATTCGAACTTCGCAAAATCTTCACTAAGTCACATTCGTTCCTTAACTCAAATCTTTGCTTGTCTCATTTCGTTAAGGCTATTAAAATATTTGAATATATATATATATATTGACACATTAAATCATATATTTGACATGTAATGCAAAAAATATTACATGTCAAACAAAAAGAACTACAATAGACTTAAAGTAGTTTTAACAGAAAAAAAGCAATCTAGTAGAGAATTAGCAAAAAAACTTAACTGTTCTGAATCTACTGTATCAAGATGGTGTACAAATGATGTACAGCCTAACTTAGAAACTTTATATAAAATCTCTCAATTTTTAAATATTGAAACAAGAGATTTAATTTCAATTAATAGAAATATATGAAAACTGCTATTGATATATTTAGTGGTGCTGGAGGCCTAAGTATTGGGGCTGAGATGGCAGGAATCCAAATTCATACTGCTATTGAAAATAATAAACATGCTGCTGAAACTTTTAAACATAACCATCCTAGCACTAAAGTTATTTGTAATGATATAACTAAGGTTAAATCTAAAGAACTACCAAAAAATCCATTTATCCTTTTTGGAGGTCCTCCATGTCAAGGATTTTCTATATCTAATACTAAAACTAGAAATACTGACAATAAGAATAATTCACTGTTTTTTGAGTTTATTAGACTAGTTGATGAAACTAAACCAAAATGGTTTGTTTTTGAAAATGTTGAAGGGTTTACATCTTTTAATAATGGTAAAGTTTTAAAAGAACTTGAAAGTAAATTCAATTCTTTAGGTTATAAAGTAGAACATAAAGTTTTAACTGCTTCGGATTATGGTGTCCCCCAAAATAGAAATAGATTTTTTATGGTAGGGAATAATCAAGGAATTACTTATGATTTTCCTGAAAAAGCACAAAAAAGAGTAACTGTAAAGCAAGCTATAAGTGATTTACCAAAACTCACTAATGGAGATAATATAGATAAACTACCATATAAAAAAGGTAGATGTAGTAATTATGCTAAACTAATGAGGACTAATTCGAAAGAGTCTAGTCAAAATCATTTATCAAGAAATAGAGAGTACGTAATAGAAAGGTACAAACACATATCTATAGGTGAAAACTGGAAAGCTATTCCTCCAGAGTTAATGGAGAATTATTCAAACACATCAAATTGTCATAGTGGTATATATAGAAGACTCCATCCTGAAAAGCCTTCAGTTGTAATAGCTAATTATAGAAAGAATATGTTAATTCATCCTTATCAAAATAGAGGTTTATCTATTAGGGAAGCTGCTAGAATTCAAAGTTTTCCTGATGATTTTATTTTCAAAGGAAGTTTATCCCATATTCAACAACAAATTGGAAATGCTGTGCCTCCATTATTGGCTAAAGCTATTTTTGATAAAATTATTAAGGTAGACAATGAGTACAAAAAATAAGAATACAATCAATTTTAACTTTGATATAAGTGCTTATAGATTACTAGGAAGAGAACTTATTACTGATAGAATAACAGCTTTATTTGAAATAGTAAAAAACTCTTACGATGCTAATGCTGATAATGTAACTATTAGTTTTGAGAACTTGATTCCTTATTCTAATACTAATTCTAAAATCATAATTAAAGATGATGGAATTGGAATGTCTTTAAGAGATTTAAAGAATAAATGGATGGTTATAGGTACCAGCGATAAAAGAAGAGAAAGAACTTCTCCTTCTCCTTATAATAGAAAAGTTGTTGGAAAAAAAGGAATAGGAAGATTTGCTGTCGATTTATTAGGTTCTAAATTAACTTTAAAAACTAAACAAGAAGGAAGTGATAAATGGATTTATTTAGAAACAGATTGGTCTAAATATGTTGAAATAGAAAACCAACAACTACTATTACCTTTTGAAGATAAAAAAGACTATTTTACTGATATTGAAAATAAATACTGGTTTGAAGATGCTAAAAAAGAGGAATATGGTACAACTCTTAAAATTGAAAGAATACAGGAATGGACTAATTATGATATTGAGCGTTCATATAATGAATTAACTAAACTAGTATCTCCAAACTTTAAAATACCTCCAAGGTATCCTTTTAATATTAAAATAAAATCTCCTTTTGAAAACTTTATTGATGTTAAAATAAAACCAAATGACGTTAAAGAACAATCTACTATTTCTATTGAATTATCATATGATGAGAAATCAAATACGCAACAAGTAATAAGAAATAATAATGGAGTTTTAGAAAAAATTAATGTGCCAAAAAAGAGTTTTGGTCTTGTAGATTTTACTTTTCATTATTTTGATTTAAAGGCTAAAAAAAATATTAAAAAGAATTCTACTGCAGATATTGATGGTATCAAAATTTATAGAGACGGAATTATTACTACTCCATTTGCTGAGTATGAAGATAAAGTCACTAAACAGAAGGATATAATTGGTATAGATAAAAGAAGATACTCTGGTTTTTTTGATAAAATTAGTAGTAGAGATTTATTAGGCTTTGTAGAACTTAAAGATGAAAAAAATCCTGATATAATTGAAGCTACAAATCGCCAAGGTTTTATTGAAAATAATGAATGGAGAGATTTAAAGGTTTTTATTATAGAACAAATTGAACAAGTAGAATTATCATTTAAAGACCAAAGAAATAAAGCTTCTGAAAAAACAAAATCCGAATTAGGCAATGCAAATAACTCTCTTAAAAACTTAAAAACATTAGTAAGTAATATAAAAAAAGAGGCTTCTCCAGTAGTAAAAGAACAATTAAAAACAGTTCAAATTGAATTGGGTAAATTACAAG belongs to Tenacibaculum sp. MAR_2010_89 and includes:
- a CDS encoding DUF4870 domain-containing protein — translated: MKRNNQLLVLTHLSQLLDFVTGIGGFIVPLIIWAVKKDEILHMDEHGKAILNFRITMFLYLLICIPLVLFFGLGLLGFLVIGAAYIIFPILNAIKASNNEEPSYPFSIKFL
- the mnmE gene encoding tRNA uridine-5-carboxymethylaminomethyl(34) synthesis GTPase MnmE, with translation MIENDTIIALATPAGVGAIAIIRLSGEKSIEIADTFFKSVKKVKSLRTQKSHTLHLGHIVNNDRVIDQVLVSIFKNPHSYTGENVVEISCHGSSFIQQEIIQLFLQNGCRMADNGEFTMRAFLNGKMDLSQAEAVADVIASNSAASHQMAIQQMRGGITNELKELRGQLLDFAALIELELDFSGEDVEFADRTKFKELVSKITFVLKRLIDSFAFGNAMKNGIPVAIIGEPNVGKSTLLNVLLNEEKAIVSDIAGTTRDAIEDEVIIDGVAFRFIDTAGIRETEDVVENIGIKKAYEKAENAQLIIFLIDSNKFSYSSDLFLKEIETIKERFPNKRLLVIANKIDTLSCHDSSILQSEIEHLILLSAKQKTGIDELRNELTSLVNTGALSNNETIVTNSRHFEALNNALIAITSVQQGIDLEISTDLFSIDIRECLRHLGNITGEYDVDKDILGHIFGNFCIGK
- a CDS encoding helix-turn-helix transcriptional regulator; the protein is MSNKKNYNRLKVVLTEKKQSSRELAKKLNCSESTVSRWCTNDVQPNLETLYKISQFLNIETRDLISINRNI
- a CDS encoding DNA cytosine methyltransferase — translated: MKTAIDIFSGAGGLSIGAEMAGIQIHTAIENNKHAAETFKHNHPSTKVICNDITKVKSKELPKNPFILFGGPPCQGFSISNTKTRNTDNKNNSLFFEFIRLVDETKPKWFVFENVEGFTSFNNGKVLKELESKFNSLGYKVEHKVLTASDYGVPQNRNRFFMVGNNQGITYDFPEKAQKRVTVKQAISDLPKLTNGDNIDKLPYKKGRCSNYAKLMRTNSKESSQNHLSRNREYVIERYKHISIGENWKAIPPELMENYSNTSNCHSGIYRRLHPEKPSVVIANYRKNMLIHPYQNRGLSIREAARIQSFPDDFIFKGSLSHIQQQIGNAVPPLLAKAIFDKIIKVDNEYKK
- a CDS encoding sensor histidine kinase, with product MSTKNKNTINFNFDISAYRLLGRELITDRITALFEIVKNSYDANADNVTISFENLIPYSNTNSKIIIKDDGIGMSLRDLKNKWMVIGTSDKRRERTSPSPYNRKVVGKKGIGRFAVDLLGSKLTLKTKQEGSDKWIYLETDWSKYVEIENQQLLLPFEDKKDYFTDIENKYWFEDAKKEEYGTTLKIERIQEWTNYDIERSYNELTKLVSPNFKIPPRYPFNIKIKSPFENFIDVKIKPNDVKEQSTISIELSYDEKSNTQQVIRNNNGVLEKINVPKKSFGLVDFTFHYFDLKAKKNIKKNSTADIDGIKIYRDGIITTPFAEYEDKVTKQKDIIGIDKRRYSGFFDKISSRDLLGFVELKDEKNPDIIEATNRQGFIENNEWRDLKVFIIEQIEQVELSFKDQRNKASEKTKSELGNANNSLKNLKTLVSNIKKEASPVVKEQLKTVQIELGKLQGTVSKSIKDYVRLEEETKQKENLYSSLVSLQTYAAMFSHMTKHTIGHVIRQAEYFSKYYPDTSKDSRFMSISGNIFEEFITLRDGVDFMLKYAKSDTDVEEIDLKDLLEILFNKIYKDVFFQEKIKIQLDIKKSIILNYNRKAIEDVFDNLISNSIKALKHEENKKIKCSSEIQKDKLIIYFSDNGIGINEEDKYKIFDIFFTKTFDDGGSGLGLYMVKTRIESMKGDIELIDNEFKPTGATFKIELPFKK